One genomic window of Polyangium aurulentum includes the following:
- a CDS encoding MarR family winged helix-turn-helix transcriptional regulator: MVAAVAKKKEKASSGSDRSERLGEVLDFMRLLWAVDHALQSMSKRMEGSLGVTGPQRLVIRIAGRFPGISAGELASVLHIHPSTLTGILKRLEARGIIDRKADPSDARRALFGLTAKGREIDALRVGTVEAVVRRTLGKLPSRKVTAARDVLATISGALLEENE, translated from the coding sequence ATGGTCGCAGCGGTCGCGAAGAAGAAGGAGAAGGCGTCATCGGGATCGGATCGATCCGAGCGCCTGGGCGAGGTCCTCGACTTCATGAGGCTGCTCTGGGCCGTCGATCATGCGCTGCAATCGATGTCGAAGCGCATGGAGGGCTCGCTCGGCGTGACGGGGCCGCAGAGGCTCGTGATCCGCATCGCGGGGCGCTTCCCGGGGATCAGCGCGGGCGAGCTGGCGAGCGTGCTGCACATCCACCCGAGCACGCTGACGGGCATCCTGAAGCGGCTCGAGGCCCGCGGGATCATCGACCGCAAGGCCGATCCGAGCGACGCGCGGCGCGCGCTGTTCGGGCTCACGGCCAAGGGGCGCGAGATCGACGCGCTGCGGGTGGGCACGGTGGAGGCGGTGGTGCGCAGGACGCTCGGGAAGCTGCCCTCGCGCAAGGTGACGGCCGCGCGCGACGTGCTGGCCACGATCTCGGGCGCGCTCCTCGAAGAGAACGAGTGA
- a CDS encoding glycoside hydrolase family 15 protein, whose amino-acid sequence MRLEDLAIIGNCQYSALVDRSGSIVWCCLPRFDAEPVFSTLLDAEGGGRFTVGPAGLEPGTQRYLTNTNILETTFRTDTGTFRVVDFAPRFLQHDRFFRPTKIVRIVEPIEGTPRIRVRCDPRLGWSKAAPSRLVGSNHIRFEGFSSPLRLTTDIPLSYIDSAPFALTGRRHLVLAWGPPLEESLPSACDRFLAETTRYWQRWVKHCNVPPHFQQEVIRSALVLKLHCFEDTGAIVAAMTTSIPEAPGSGRTWDYRYCWLRDASYALSAFRLLGHFEEREQFSHYLLNAAASAPPDLTLAPLYRIDGSSELGESTLDAWPGYENNRPVRVGNAAASQLQHDVFGEMVLALAPIFLDDRFFAERSVQALDLLERLAEKAIAVAGTPDAGIWEYRTDFRPQTFSSLMCWAAAERMTRVAERHRPARAAAFRAAAEKIQGEIIARAWRGDCNSFVSSYGGNDLDAALLQMAPLRFLPPHDRRLHGTIDAIWQQLSRDGWLVRYRKDELGATNVAFIICTFWLVEALGMVGRQEDAQRVFESARKALSPLGLLAEDYETATLRMWGNFPQAYSHVGLIHAAFAASPPWSEIL is encoded by the coding sequence GTGCGCCTCGAGGACCTCGCCATCATCGGGAATTGCCAGTACTCGGCCCTGGTCGACCGCTCGGGCTCGATCGTCTGGTGCTGCCTGCCCCGCTTCGACGCCGAGCCCGTGTTCTCGACCCTCCTCGACGCCGAAGGCGGCGGCCGCTTCACGGTCGGCCCGGCGGGCCTAGAGCCGGGGACACAGCGCTATCTCACGAACACCAACATCCTCGAGACGACCTTCCGGACCGACACGGGCACCTTTCGGGTCGTCGACTTCGCCCCCCGCTTCCTCCAGCACGACCGATTCTTTCGGCCCACGAAGATCGTGCGGATCGTCGAGCCGATCGAGGGCACCCCGCGCATCCGCGTCCGCTGCGACCCGCGGCTCGGCTGGTCGAAGGCCGCGCCGTCGAGGCTCGTCGGCTCCAACCACATCCGCTTCGAGGGCTTCAGCAGCCCCCTGCGCCTGACGACCGACATCCCGCTCTCGTACATCGACAGCGCGCCCTTCGCGCTCACCGGCCGGCGCCACCTCGTGCTCGCCTGGGGGCCGCCCCTCGAGGAGAGCCTGCCCTCGGCCTGCGATCGCTTCCTCGCCGAGACCACGCGCTACTGGCAGCGCTGGGTGAAGCACTGCAACGTGCCGCCGCACTTCCAGCAGGAGGTCATCCGCTCCGCGCTCGTGCTCAAGCTGCATTGCTTCGAGGACACGGGCGCCATCGTCGCCGCCATGACCACCTCCATCCCCGAGGCGCCCGGCAGCGGCCGCACCTGGGACTACCGCTACTGCTGGCTGCGCGACGCCTCCTACGCCCTGTCGGCCTTCCGCTTGCTCGGCCACTTCGAGGAGCGCGAGCAGTTCAGCCACTACCTCCTGAACGCCGCCGCGAGCGCGCCGCCCGACCTGACCCTCGCGCCGCTCTACCGCATCGACGGCTCGAGCGAGCTCGGCGAGAGCACCCTCGACGCCTGGCCCGGCTACGAGAACAACCGCCCCGTCCGCGTCGGCAACGCCGCCGCGAGCCAGCTCCAGCACGACGTGTTCGGCGAGATGGTCCTCGCCCTCGCGCCGATCTTCCTCGACGACCGCTTCTTCGCCGAGCGCTCGGTCCAGGCGCTCGATCTGCTCGAGCGCCTCGCCGAGAAGGCCATCGCGGTCGCGGGCACCCCCGACGCGGGCATCTGGGAGTACCGGACGGACTTTCGACCTCAAACGTTCTCGAGCCTCATGTGCTGGGCCGCCGCCGAGCGCATGACCCGCGTCGCCGAGCGCCACCGCCCCGCGCGCGCCGCGGCCTTCCGCGCCGCGGCCGAGAAGATCCAGGGCGAGATCATCGCGCGCGCATGGCGCGGCGACTGCAACTCGTTCGTGTCGAGCTACGGCGGCAACGACCTCGACGCGGCCCTGCTCCAGATGGCCCCCTTGCGCTTCTTGCCGCCTCACGATCGAAGGCTGCACGGCACCATCGACGCGATCTGGCAGCAGCTGTCACGCGACGGGTGGCTCGTGCGCTACCGGAAGGACGAGCTCGGCGCGACGAACGTGGCGTTCATCATCTGCACCTTCTGGCTCGTCGAGGCGCTCGGGATGGTGGGGCGGCAGGAGGACGCGCAGCGGGTCTTCGAGAGCGCGCGCAAGGCGCTGTCGCCGCTCGGGCTCCTCGCCGAGGACTACGAGACGGCCACGCTGCGGATGTGGGGGAATTTCCCGCAGGCATACTCTCACGTCGGCCTCATCCACGCCGCCTTCGCCGCGTCCCCTCCATGGTCCGAAATCCTCTGA